The genomic interval TGAATTAAAAGAAGGAACACTTTATCTATCTCTAAAGCGTTTAGAAAAGAATAAATGGATCCAATCCTACTGGGGGAATGAGCAAGGACCAGGAGGCAGAAGAAAGTATTATAAACTCACATCCTTAGGTGAACAAGGTTTTGAAGAAAAGCGTTTGGAATGGCAATTTGTAAAGAAGATGATGGATTCATTTTTAGAAAGGAATGAAAGAGAATGAAGAAAATCAATCAATTTGTAGATTCGATTTACTCCGATGTTAGTAGCAAAGAAGCTGAAGAAATGAAAGAAGAAATGCGGACACATTTAATTGAGACAGTGGAAGATTTAAAGTTAGAAGGTAAATCCGAAAAGGAAGCCATAGAAATTGCATTGAATAGATTCGGTGACGAAAAATTGATTACCAAGGGACTATTTAGTTTGTTTAAGGAACAAAGTACGATTGTCAAAAAGCTATTTCGCTGTTCTGTTGTTCTTCTTGTTGTAGGGTTTATCTTTTTAGCAGCACTTGTTACAAGAGATCAAATGATTTCTTCAAAGAACGATAAAGCACTTTCGACAATCCAAAACATTATTGATAATTTAGGAAATAGGTCTTTGTCTCAAACTGAGCAAGAAAGGATTGTTAATACGACTGTAAAAGGATTAAAAATTGAAGATTTTGCTTTATATAAAAAGCCAGAGGGAAGTCCTAAGAGATTCAAAGAGACTCAGTTTCCTGAAGTATATAGTAAAATGAATCAGGTGATTGAGTATGGGGATGAAAGAGAATGGGATGCTGGAATTGAAAATCAAAATTGGTATGCAGAGTTTAGTTATAAGCAAATTCCCTTCTATGAGCCATTCTATGCTATTCCGTACAGTCTATTTATAGTGGCATTTGTTTTAGGAATTGTAGCATTGTTTATAAAGCAACGTTCAACGAGAAATAAACTACATATATTACTTCAATAAAAAAGAAGGTGCATTATGCATCTTCTTTTTTGTGCCGAGAATCGTGATTATGGTGCGACAAGAAGTCGCTTTTATATAGTGTGGTTTACGCCACTGGTTTAGACGCAAAAACTATCCCCGTCCAAAACTGCGGGCCTGGTAACGGGCTCGTGGGTTGCATGCGGAAATGCGGAAACAGAGAGTCAGTGCACGACTCGGAACACTGCTAGGGGAAGATGAGTATGGTGAACATTAGTGAAGGTTTGTAAGCTTCGTCAGGATTAGCTCAGGATAGTGCACAGATTTGCTTGGGTATTGGCAAGAGGAAAAGCAGATTCATAATGCTGCTGTGAGGCGTCCCGTATCTTGCCCGGAGTAAAGAACCCACCTAACCTCGTCGTATCTATAAGATGCGGAACTTGGTAAGCCCTTTGTCATCTGTGTAAACAGTAGGATGACTGTAAAGTCAAACGATGTGATAGAGGGTAAAGGATACGAGAGAAAGCGAATGCCGTTACCTCGAAAGAGAACAGGAAAGCAGGAAACTGTATAACTGGACGGATACTATCGTCCTTACGGACAAACCCATGATAGGCCCGAAAGGGAGCCTACTTCTCGTTGGTCTCTCGTAGGAACATAAGGTTGTGGCTATCTTCTGACGAAAGAAACGTACTGTTATGTATACCTCCACTTGGAGCGTCGGCGTACGTTTTAACTTACCGTTATGGTATGTGATGAAGATACGACAGCAAATGGACCTGCAATGGGAGGCTTGAGCCGATGTGTCTTGAAAGGGACTCGCACGGTTCTTAGGGGAGGCGGGGGCAGTGATGCCCCTAACTTACCCGACTTAACTAATTTTGTATATGATATACACCTCCATTACTTATAAAATGAGCAATTCTAATTAATAAGAGATGATATAATTTAAGGTATAAAAGTAAGTATTTGGAGGATATTTAATGGAACCATTTTGGGAAAAATCTTATCTAAACGATGAGGTTGAAACATTCGGCAAGCCAAGTATTGAAGTAGTTGATGTTAGTAAAAGGTTAAAAGAAAACTCGAAAGTTCTAGATCTAGGCTGTGGAGATGGACGGCATGCTATCTTTCTAGCGAATTTAGGACACGAAGTTGATGCAGTAGATATATCAGAGGCAGGTATAGCTAAAATCAATAGGGCTAAGGGAAAGTTGAACCTAACTAACTTAACTGCATCTGTAGAGAATGTAGTTAACTATAAATTTATTGATACATACGATTTAGTTATTTCACATGGGCTATTTCATTTTATGGAACGTAACCACTGGTCTAATGTAATTGAACGTATGAAATTAGGAACACGAAAGAATGGATACAACATTATTGCGGTTTTTACTAATGAAGTTGAAATACCAGAGGATTTAAAGAGTTATGTTAAAGGAATTTTTAATGAAGGTGAATTAAAAGAAATTTATTCTGATTGGTCCGTAGAAATGTATCAATCTTATCAGTTTGAAGATGAACATGAAAATAATATTAGACACTGTCATGCAGTTAATAAGGTTGTTGCGAGAAAATTATAATAAGCAGCACATTGTTTAGTTACAATACTAAAGCCATAGAGATTTATAATCTTCTATGGCCTTTTTTACTGCCGATAACGTGTTTTATGTTAACTAAAAATCTATACGATATACATTTTAAAATCAGAAAAAGCCACTAAACAGGGATTAGTAGCTTTTTCTGTTGTATAGTTAGTTGCACGAGTCGATGTTTGGCGACATCTTGAGTAATTTGCTCAATTTATTGATAACTTATGTACTAAAAAGAAAAGCTTACCTGATTTGTCAGAGGTAGGCTTTTCTTTTTGCTAAATATTAAGGGTGTAATTGCTTGTTACTTACATATCATTTAATATTTTTGTAGATATTTATTATAACCCATCAAATCATTTTGAGAAAGTAAAAATCGAAAGCGATTACTTAACGTTTGAATTAAAAGGCGTTTTTTCTATTTCATACCGATAAATGGCATTATGTTAACTGTTTTTAAAATTTCTTTCTTAGTTAGATTAGATTCTTTGCATGAGAATGAAATAATATATGACATTAAAAACATTAAAGAAAATAAAAACGCGTTACTTTACATTCTTGTGATAAGATTGCATAGTAATTTACTATAAAGTATTCATATTGATAGGATATTCTTATCAGAAGGAGAGTGGGGATTGTGAGAGAAACCTGTGTTCCGACTGGCGTAGAACTAAAAAACACTGGTTTTGGATATACGTTATCCTTAATAGGTGGTAAATATAAAATGATTATTTTGTATTGGTTGTCTGAAAATAAGGTTATGAGGTTCAATGAGCTGAAGCGACGTATTGGGACTATTTCCTTTAAAACACTAAGTGTTATGTTAAAAGAGCTTGAGGAAGATGGTCTTATTATCCGCAAAGAATTTCCCCAAATACCTCCAAAAGTTGAATATTCATTATCTGAACGTGGTTGTTCACTTATTCCATTGTTAGATATGATGTGCGAGTGGGGAGAGAAAAATAATTTTCAAGCTCTAGAAGATGTAACAAAATAGGCATAGTGTAAAATGGAAGTACCTTCTTGTTTAGGAGGTACTTCTTATTTTAACTTTTATAAAAGTTACCCATTACATATTATCAATGAAATTTAAATAATCTTGAGTGCTTTTTTCTATTTCACTTACAGATGGCTCAAATTCTGCTCCATAAAACGCAAAGAACGAACGATAATCTGCTTTGCAATAGATGGCTGTCGTCTCAAACGGACGCAACACTTGTTCAAGTGTATAATGGTATCTTCCAGTTTCACTATAATCCACATTTTTGATCCCGGCAGATACCCCTAAAGCAATTTTACGATTCTTTAATTTATCTCCTTTTGAACCATAAGCCCATCCATAAAGGAAAACATCATCCAGCCACTTTTTTAAGAGAGGAGGACAGTTGAACCAATATACAGGAAATTGGAAAACAAGGTTTCCGTGAGTTTCAACCAATTTTTGTTCTTTTTCCACATCTATGTTCTCATCAGGATAAACCTTATACAATTCGTGCACAGTATATTTTTCTGGATATTTTTTTAATTCTTCTACCCATCGCTTATTAACAACAGATGTTTCTAAGCTTGGGTGTGTTATGATAACAAGAGTTTTCAATGTTTCTTCCTCCTTAGGCTGATTTCATTTTTATTGTAAAGTCCAAACTAAAAATATGTAAGTACGCACTTTTATTACAGGTACTTACATAAAGGTAAGTACCTTCAAGTTTAAATCCATTATCCTAAAGTTTATTATGCTTTACTTTAACTTTTAAAGGTGATAATTATCATCCGTGGAGCAGTAACTCAAGAATTTATGAAATTAATTTAGTCGAGTAATGATGTTCTTTATAATACCGATAACTCTGATTATGGTAACTAGATTTTTATGCAGGATAAATATTTTGTTAAATATTTACAAAAATAGTAAGTGCACGTATCATTAATAATACGTGCACTTACTATTTTAGGAGGTCTTATTATGTGGAACTACGAACATACTGTTTTTACTACTTCTACCCCTATATCTATTTGGAATTTGTATCAAGATATATCTAAATGGTCAAAGTAGGATGAAGAAATTATAGAAGCTCATTTAGAGGGACCCTTTACAACGGGGAGTATTGGAACTCTAACAGTTCTCAATCAAAAACCTAGTACCTTTACTCTTAAAGAAGTGAAAGAAAATCGAAGCTTTACAAATGTTATGGTAATAGACGAACTAAATATACAAATTGCTTTTTACCATTACATAAACAATACTGATTCCCAAACAAAGATTACTCATGGCGTTAGCATTTCAGGCCTTCATGCTAAGGAAATAGGAGATCAGATAGGCCCCTTGTTAACGAAAAATATTCCCTGTTCTATGGATAGACTTGTGAAATTGGCAGGTGAAAAAGAATGACTAAAATACGATATTGGATAGGTGTAGTATCTGAGGATCATGTAAGAATAGGAGAGGAAAATGGCTTTGCTCAACTATGTCATGGTAAAGCATATCCTTTAAAACGAATGAAAGCAGGAGATTGGCTCGTTTATTATTCACCAAAGACATCTTATAAAAATGGCTTACCTTTACAGTCTTTTACTGCTATTGGTAAGGTTAAATCGGGTGAGGTTTATCTTTACGAAATGAATCCAAACTTTATACCGAATAGAATAGATGTAGAATTTAAAGAATGCCAATATGCTAGTTATTTACAAATTAAGCCTTTATTAAATTTTGCCCGTATGACTCGAAATGTAGGTTTACTCTTTAGAAGGGGGCATTTCGAGATAGAACGGGAAGACTTTTTAATAATTGCTAAAGCTATGGGGGTAAAACTGCATGAAATGGGTTTCCAAATTTAATAATCCAGAAGATAGCTCAGGATTTCTATTATGGCAAGTAACACATGCATGGCAAAGACTTATAACAAAAGAACTGAGTAAGATAAATGTTACTCATTCACAATTTGTGTTACTAGCAGCATGTGATTTTCTACAGACTAAAGGAGAAAACGTGACTCAAAAAAAGCTTGCTGACTTTACAAAGTTAAATATTATGATGATTTCTGATGTAGTACGTACTATTGAAACAAAAGGGCTTTTAGAGCGAAGTAAGAACCCCTTAGATAAGCGAGAAATTTTATTATCTATAACTGCAGAAGGAAAAAATAAGGTTAAACAAGGGATTCCAATTGTAGAAAAAGTAGATGAACAGTTTTTTAATAATATTAAGGATAATCAGGAAAACTTTAATGAGATGTTACATTCTTTATTATAACTAAGTTGGCTTCTAGAATAGCTCATACTATTTCCTATAACACGTTTTATGTTAACTGGAAAGGAATAGTTAAACATATACTTTAACACCGGTGTATATAGGGGTGTTAAGTATAGGCGTACCTTTTTATAAGGGCCAAATATATGTTGAAGGTTATAAAAAGTGGCAGCTTAGTATGAGAAGTTGCCACTTTTTATTTTACATGATCAGTAACCTTATTTGTGATACAAGAATCTAAAAAAGAATCCTTAATTTCTGCTTTCATATTCCATGATTTTAATACTTCTGTTTCAAATCTTTGTATATCTTTAAAGCTTGTTCATATGTATCGTTGTTCGAAGCAATTTGATAATTTTTTGTACTATCATCTGTATGAAAAATTCCCTTATCATCTATCATTAAAGTTCCCGAAATTTTATCATGATAGACAAATATTATTGATATTGCCTTATCATAATTCAGTTGTTGGTTGGTTTGTCCTATGTATTGAAGTTGATTATAAGAATTAACAAGTGATTGAACGCTTTCTTGCTCAACTTTATTATATCCCTCATATAAACTTTGCCCTAAACCGATATCAACGTAATCTGCTTTGATTCCCTTTACAGAGTTATTACTGCATCCATTTATAATAAGGACTATTATTACAATGCTAAGAATAAATAATGATCTTTTCACAATTTTAATCCCTTCAAATTATTAATGTTATTACTTTTTAAGCTTTAATAAACACGTCACTATCTTTTTTACTTAGACCTATATATTTAAAATACCTCCTAGAATTTTTTTGTATTATTAATGGTAACATTTATTTTTTAATTTAAATTACTAAAGTGTAAAACTAATTCAAACTTCCCAGAGCGCACATTATGGTAAATAAGAATGTATATATTATTCGCTTAAAAACAAAGATTTCATTTTAATTTTTTCTATTTTATGAAATAATTGTATGGTTCGTTTGAAATATGACAATCAGATTTATAAGGAGAAGAAAAAATGAAATCAGTAAAAAATATTGTATTTTTTGTGCTGTTGTTATTTATTATTTCAGCTTGTTCTAATTCAAAAGATATAAAGCTTTCAAAAGCAGACGCTATAATAACTAATAACAAAGACCTTGTAGGAGAAACTGTTAGAACCATAGGAGAAGGTAAGAGTCAAACAACTGTGGACACGGCGTTATACTATACGTTTGTAGTAAAGAACAATTCTAATAAATCTATATCTAATGAAGACTTGAACCAGATAAAACTAAAAATAAAACCTAATCAAGAATTACTATCAGTTGTAGAAGATACAGTAGGATCTAACATTTATAATGTTAACAAGAGCAAAATAGGATGGGGCCAAGGAATAGAGGAGATTCCAGCTCATGGTACTGGAAAGTTTACTATTTATTATAACTTAAGTACAGATAAACAGGGGAATAAACTACCTTCTATACCTACTAAAGAGGAGTTAAAAAGAATAAAGGAAAATGCTTTAAAATCTACACTTATTGTCTCAGAAAATGGAGAAGAGATTGCTCACTTCAATTTAAATAAAAATTAGTATGTAATTTAGAGATACATAGAGTAATTAAAGAGAAGACCATT from Priestia megaterium carries:
- a CDS encoding methyltransferase domain-containing protein; this translates as MEPFWEKSYLNDEVETFGKPSIEVVDVSKRLKENSKVLDLGCGDGRHAIFLANLGHEVDAVDISEAGIAKINRAKGKLNLTNLTASVENVVNYKFIDTYDLVISHGLFHFMERNHWSNVIERMKLGTRKNGYNIIAVFTNEVEIPEDLKSYVKGIFNEGELKEIYSDWSVEMYQSYQFEDEHENNIRHCHAVNKVVARKL
- a CDS encoding MarR family winged helix-turn-helix transcriptional regulator; protein product: MKWVSKFNNPEDSSGFLLWQVTHAWQRLITKELSKINVTHSQFVLLAACDFLQTKGENVTQKKLADFTKLNIMMISDVVRTIETKGLLERSKNPLDKREILLSITAEGKNKVKQGIPIVEKVDEQFFNNIKDNQENFNEMLHSLL
- a CDS encoding EVE domain-containing protein → MTKIRYWIGVVSEDHVRIGEENGFAQLCHGKAYPLKRMKAGDWLVYYSPKTSYKNGLPLQSFTAIGKVKSGEVYLYEMNPNFIPNRIDVEFKECQYASYLQIKPLLNFARMTRNVGLLFRRGHFEIEREDFLIIAKAMGVKLHEMGFQI
- a CDS encoding NAD(P)H-dependent oxidoreductase — translated: MKTLVIITHPSLETSVVNKRWVEELKKYPEKYTVHELYKVYPDENIDVEKEQKLVETHGNLVFQFPVYWFNCPPLLKKWLDDVFLYGWAYGSKGDKLKNRKIALGVSAGIKNVDYSETGRYHYTLEQVLRPFETTAIYCKADYRSFFAFYGAEFEPSVSEIEKSTQDYLNFIDNM
- a CDS encoding winged helix-turn-helix transcriptional regulator, with the protein product MRETCVPTGVELKNTGFGYTLSLIGGKYKMIILYWLSENKVMRFNELKRRIGTISFKTLSVMLKELEEDGLIIRKEFPQIPPKVEYSLSERGCSLIPLLDMMCEWGEKNNFQALEDVTK
- a CDS encoding permease prefix domain 1-containing protein; this encodes MKKINQFVDSIYSDVSSKEAEEMKEEMRTHLIETVEDLKLEGKSEKEAIEIALNRFGDEKLITKGLFSLFKEQSTIVKKLFRCSVVLLVVGFIFLAALVTRDQMISSKNDKALSTIQNIIDNLGNRSLSQTEQERIVNTTVKGLKIEDFALYKKPEGSPKRFKETQFPEVYSKMNQVIEYGDEREWDAGIENQNWYAEFSYKQIPFYEPFYAIPYSLFIVAFVLGIVALFIKQRSTRNKLHILLQ
- a CDS encoding PadR family transcriptional regulator, producing MEINKEVLKGHIDTLILSLLDLRDMYGYELAKLVREKSDNQFELKEGTLYLSLKRLEKNKWIQSYWGNEQGPGGRRKYYKLTSLGEQGFEEKRLEWQFVKKMMDSFLERNERE